A window of Pirellulales bacterium genomic DNA:
AGAATCTCCCGTTGGGAAAGTACTGGATCGGCCTCTTTCAGGATACGACTGCGCCCGATTTCAGCGAGCCCGCTGGCGGTTGGAGATGGGTCACGGGCGAAACTTTCGACTATGCGAATTGGTGGCCGGGCGAGCCCAACGATCTCAATGGGCATGAGGACGCCGCGCACACCGATGCTGCAATGTGGTGGAACGACTTGAACCCGCGCTTCAACGACCCATATTTCTACGTGGAATATGAGCCGATCCCGGAACCCGCTGCCATCCAGCTTTTGGTCCTTGCCACCACATTAGTCGCAGTCTCAGGCTGGCTCACTTCGCGCCGGCGATCCTGCAACCGTTAAGGCCATGCAGGGCACCTCAACCGCCGCCGCGCATGAATCGCGCGCTGGATTTCTCGCGGCCAGTTGCTCCGCGCTATGTCGCCAGTCACAATACCGCGTCGACCATCTCTAAACATTTGCCCACCACGGGGGCTCGCACGCGCGATGCTGGCCAAGCTACGCACCTTTTCCTTGCTCGGCATCGACGCGGTGCCGGTTGAGGTCGAAGTCGATGTCTCTCCCGGCGCGCAGCCCAAGACCATTCTCGTCGGTCTGCCGGAGGCCGCGGTCAAAGAGAGCGTGCCGCGGTTGGAGCGCGCCATCGTCAACAGCGGATTCGAGCGGCCGCAAAATCGAGTGGTCATCAACCTCGCCCCGGCCGAACTGCCCAAGCAGGCGGCCTCGTTCGATCTGCCAATCGTCCTAGGCATTCTGGCCGGGAGCGGGCAGTTTCTGTCGGATCGCTTGAACGACTATGCCGTGGTGGGCGAGCTGGCGCTCGACGGCAGCACACGCCCCACGCGCGGCGCGCTGTCGATGGCGATCGCCGCCGCTAACGACCGCGATCTGCGCGGCATGCTGGTCCCCACCGCCAGCGCCGCGGAGGCGGCCGTGGTCGAAGGCATCGAAGTCATCCCGATCGCCAGTCTGACCGAGGCCGTTTCGTTTCTGGCGGGCGCCATCGACATCGAGCCCACGCCGCCGCGCGTCCGTGATCTGTTTGAGCAGCACGCTCAATACGAAATCGACTTTGCCGACGTGCGCGGCCAGGAGATGGCCAAGCGCGCCGTGACGGTCGCTTCCGCTGGCGGGCACAACATTCTCATGCTGGGGCCGCCCGGCTCTGGCAAAACCATGTTGGCCAAACGCGTGCCGACCATCCTGCCCGAACTGACTCCGGCCGAATCGTTGGAAACCTCGCGCATCTACAGCGCCATGGGCCTTTTGCCCGCCGGGCAGCCTTTGCTGTTCATCCGGCCCTATCGCAGCCCGCATCACACCATCAGCGACGCCGGTCTGTGCGGCGGCGGCTCGACTCCCTCGCCGGGCGAAATCAGCCTGTCGCACAATGGCGTGTTGTTTCTCGACGAGTTGCCCGAGTTCAACCGGCACACGCTGGAGGTGCTCCGCCAACCGCTGGAGGATGGCACCATCACCATCAGTCGGGCGCTGTCCAGCACCACGTTTCCGGCGCGGTTCATGCTGGTCGCCGCGCTCAATCCTTGCCCCTGCGGCTACCGCAACGATCCGCGCCGCGACTGCCACTGCACGCCGCCGCAGATCGACCGTTATATGGCCAAGATCAGCGGCCCGCTGCTGGACCGGATCGATATCCACCTCGAAGTCCCCGCCGTCGCCTATCGCGATCTGCGCAGCGAAGAGCAAGGAACGACCAGCGCCGAGATGCGCACCGCGGTGGTCGCCGCGCGCGAACTGCAAGAACAGCGTTTCGCGCGCAGCACCACGCGCACCAACGCCCGCATGACGCCCCGGCAATTGCGGCAGTTTTGCGCGCTCGACCGCGCTGGCGAGGAGTTGATGAAAGCGGCCATGAGCGAACTGGGCCTATCGGCCCGCGCGCACGACAAGGTGCTGCGCGTGGCGCGGACCATCGCCGATCTGGATCAAAGCGACTCGATCACCGCCGTTCATATCAGCGAGGCGATCAACTATCGCCTGCTCGACCGCAAGCTGTGGAAATAACATGCAGGCGATCGAAACGCTGTGGCATCTCGAAATGACCGATCCTGGCCAGCTTTTGGCAGCGCCGCCCCCCGAGGCGCCGCTGGAGATCTTGCCGGTCGGCGCGCCATACCCCGAGTTGAATCGCTTCTTTTACACCTCCGTTGGCGCCGACTGGTATTGGATCGATCGACTCGACTGGGACTACGACCAGTGGCGGCGCTATCTGGCGCGGCCAGGACACGAAACCTGGATCGCCTATCTGGCTGGCACGCCCGCGGGCTACTTTGAGCTCGATGGCCAGCCACATGGCGATGTGGAGTTGGCGATGTTTGGACTGTTGCCCCAATTCACCGGCCAAGGACTCGGCAAATACCTGCTGACGTTCGCCGTGCGACGGGCCTGGGAAAAACCCGCCAGTCGGGTGTGGCTGCACACCTGTTCGTTCGATCATCCTCATGCCGTGGCGAACTACGAGGCGCGCGGATTTCGGCTGTACCGCACCGAGCAAGCCACAAAGGAAATGCCCGAGCAGTCGCCGGGTCCGTGGCCCGGATCGGGTCGCGTCGCCGCTAAGTGAACCTTGGCGTGCCGGTGTCGATTGGACCGCTGGGGGGGCGGTTTTCTTAGGCGCACCAAGGAATTTTGATTTTTTTTTGCACCGTTTGGGCGCGGTTGTCGCTTTAGCGATTATAAAGGTTTTGGTACCTCCTCCGAAGTCCTTGGTTTCGCTAATGCATTGCAACTGATTCGTCGTCTGGATCGCGAGTTCACTCGGCGCGCCGTGACATTGCAGCGACACACTGTGGCTTCCTTCGTGGGTTGTCCAAGACACGCCAGTCGGCGTGGTTCGGCAGTCTGACCTCTGCTCTTGCGGCGCTCCCAACCGGTAGCTACGCCAACGCTTCGATCTCCGCAGAGGAATCATCAATGACCCATAACCCAACTCGCCCTCTTTTCTCCATGAGCGCCGCTTTGGCGCTTGCTGTCCTGCTGGTGATGGCCTTCGCCGCGCCTGCCTCGGCC
This region includes:
- a CDS encoding YifB family Mg chelatase-like AAA ATPase translates to MLAKLRTFSLLGIDAVPVEVEVDVSPGAQPKTILVGLPEAAVKESVPRLERAIVNSGFERPQNRVVINLAPAELPKQAASFDLPIVLGILAGSGQFLSDRLNDYAVVGELALDGSTRPTRGALSMAIAAANDRDLRGMLVPTASAAEAAVVEGIEVIPIASLTEAVSFLAGAIDIEPTPPRVRDLFEQHAQYEIDFADVRGQEMAKRAVTVASAGGHNILMLGPPGSGKTMLAKRVPTILPELTPAESLETSRIYSAMGLLPAGQPLLFIRPYRSPHHTISDAGLCGGGSTPSPGEISLSHNGVLFLDELPEFNRHTLEVLRQPLEDGTITISRALSSTTFPARFMLVAALNPCPCGYRNDPRRDCHCTPPQIDRYMAKISGPLLDRIDIHLEVPAVAYRDLRSEEQGTTSAEMRTAVVAARELQEQRFARSTTRTNARMTPRQLRQFCALDRAGEELMKAAMSELGLSARAHDKVLRVARTIADLDQSDSITAVHISEAINYRLLDRKLWK
- a CDS encoding GNAT family N-acetyltransferase, with translation MQAIETLWHLEMTDPGQLLAAPPPEAPLEILPVGAPYPELNRFFYTSVGADWYWIDRLDWDYDQWRRYLARPGHETWIAYLAGTPAGYFELDGQPHGDVELAMFGLLPQFTGQGLGKYLLTFAVRRAWEKPASRVWLHTCSFDHPHAVANYEARGFRLYRTEQATKEMPEQSPGPWPGSGRVAAK